The proteins below are encoded in one region of Mangifera indica cultivar Alphonso chromosome 7, CATAS_Mindica_2.1, whole genome shotgun sequence:
- the LOC123221391 gene encoding norbelladine synthase-like — protein sequence MDIYGSLQVLTIIYTYLPNVLGTVKVFEGDGHVGTLLNVTFPPGTPGVGYMKEKITKVDNEKRVKETETTEGGFLASGFKRYITQYKVIEKNYTSSIIRSTIKYEIDDKLANLTSLVNTSLVETLAETVGKYLSEIAPSPSPSPFPY from the exons ATGGATATCTACGGCTCCCTTCAGGTCCTCACAATTATTTACACATATCTGCCAAATGTTCTTGGAACAGTTAAAGTCTTTGAAGGTGATGGACATGTTGGAACACTTCTAAACGTTACATTTCCACCTG GAACTCCTGGAGTTGGCTATATGAAAGAAAAGATCACAAAGGTTGATAATGAGAAGCGTGTGAAGGAAACAGAAACCACTGAAGGAGGATTTTTAGCATCGGGGTTCAAGCGTTATATAACTCAATACAAAGTTattgagaaaaattatacaTCTAGTATAATAAGATCAACAATAAAGTATGAGATTGATGATAAGTTAGCAAATCTTACTTCTCTAGTCAACACCAGTCTGGTGGAAACACTTGCAGAAACCGTTGGAAAGTACCTGAGCGAGATTGcaccttctccttctccttctccatTTCCTTACTAG